GCACCATGAGGCCGACGTAGATGTAGCGCCACTGCGCGCGGAACGTCTTATACGGCACGAGGTGCAGCACGGAGAGGTAGAAGATCGCAAGCGGCAGCTGGAACGCGATGCCGAAGCCGATCTCCAGCAGCATCATGATGTTGATGTAGTCCTCCGCGTTGGCCACGATGTTGGCGAAGTCGCGCGACTGGTCGATCATCCAGCCGACCGCCGCGTTCTGGATGATGAGGTAGCAGAAGGCCATGCCCAGGTAGAACAGGATGACCATGGCCGCGACCGTCGGAATGACCCACTTGCGCTCGTTCTTCTTGAGCGCGGGCAGGAAGAACGCCATGACCTCCCAGATGATGATGGGCGAGCATACGATGGCGCCAAAGAAGACCGCCACCTTGAAGCGGATGGTGAATCCGCCCAGCACCGTGAGAATCGTGAGCTTGGAGCCATGCGGGAGCGCCTCGCGAATGGGGTTCATGATGAAGTCGATGAGGACGGGCGTCGCGTTGTAGAGCACGATGGCCGTAATCACAAGCGAGACGACGATGATGGTGAGGCGGCGCCTGAGCTCGCCGAGGTGGTCCATGAGCGGCATGCGCGCTGGTCCGATGGGCATTAGTCCTCCCCTCCCTTCGCGGCGGGCTTCGCGGTGACGTCGGCGTCAGAGTCGACGCTCGCGTCGGCATCGCCGTCGGCGTCCTCGTCCGCGGGCCTCGCGACGGGCTTCGCCTTGCGCGTGCCCTTCATGGCGTACAGCGACGCGACGCTCCTTGCAGGGGCGGCGGACTCGGAGGAAGGCTCCTCGTCCTTCTCGCCGGCGGAAGCCTGGGGCGCGTCGACATCCGCGTCGGAGTCCACGTCGGAATCGGAGTCCACGTCCTTCTCGCCCGCGGAGTCTGCGGCCGTCGCGGCCTCCTGCTCTGCGGCGGCACGCTCGCGCGCCAGGCGCTCGCGGCGCTCGGCGAACGTCTCGCGCCGGGGAGCCGCACCGTCTACGCCGGACTCGATGTCCGCGTCCTCGTCCATCGCGGCCGCCCGCGCGGAGCTGCGCTTCTTCTCGTCCTCGGTCTGCGGCTCGTTCATCGCGTTGTTGAGCGGGTCCATGACCTCGGTCTGGACGACCTCGGTGAATCCCTCCTGGGCCTCGCGGAACTGCCTGAGCATGCGACCGATGGTCCTGCCCATGCCAGGGAGCTTGTCGGGCCCAAAGATCAGGAACGCGAAGATCAAGATCAGGGCGAGCTCTGTCTCACCAATACCAAACACGCAAGCACACCTCCAAGTGCGTCGTCGCGGACGAGAAGAACTAGGCCCCTATACCGAGCTCGCCACTGACGCCCAGCATGTCGAGCACGCGGGCGACGTTGCGCTGCGGGTTCGAGGCGGTAAGCGAGAGGCCAGCGTCAGACGCACGGTGCACCGCGCCCACGAGGACGCCGATGCCGGTCGAGTCGATGTAGCTCACCTGAGAGAGGTCGACGTCGATGGACGGCACCCCCTGGTTAAGGAGCTCGTCGATGGCGTCGCGGAGCTTCGAGGCGTTCGACACGTCCACCTCGCCCGTGACCTGCAGCCTGCGGCCGTTTTCGGCCTGGGTAGTCAAGATTTCCATGTGATTCGTTTCCTTCTCTTAGTTGCCCGAGCCGGAGAGCCCGATGCCTCCGAGTGCGCCGGAGAGTCCCTGGCCCGAGGTTCCTGAGGTGGTTCCCGTCGTGGAGCTCGCTCCGTTGGCAGAGGAGCTCGCCGCGGACTCGATGGCAGAGAGGCGCTGCTCCGCGAACGACTTTGCGCCGTAGCTGTCCTTCGGGTCCGTCTTCTCGGCCTTCTTGTACGCCGCCTGCGCGTTGCCCGTCTGACCCTTTGACTCGTACACCATGCCCAGGTTCGCCCAGCCAAGCGGGAACTTGGGCGAGTCCTCGGTCACCTTCTGCAGCGCTTGGAGCGCGGCATCGGTGTCGCCCTGGTAGAACTGGCAGAGCGCGCGGTTCACCTTCACCGTATCGGAATCGTTCAACTCGAGGTACTGGTCGAAGTAGTCGATCGCCTTGCCAAGGATGTCATTCACGTGCGTCTTGTCGGCGTCGGTCGTTGCGAGCGACGCTGCCTGGTAGCCCCACGACATGTAGCCGTTGCCGAGGTTCAGCAGGGCGGCGAGGTCCTTGGGGTTCTTCTTGAGGCGCCTCTGGAGGGAGGCGAGCGACTCCTCGTACGATGAGTCGAGCTTCTTGAGGGAGTCCGACGTCGAGGCGGTCTTGGAGCTCGAGGAGCTGGAGTCGTCCTTTTGGGAAGAGCTGGAGGAGTCGTCCTTATTAGACGAGGTGCTCTCCTTCTTGGCGCTCTCGCTCGCCTGGTTGTTGCCGACGATTGCCGAACAGGACGGCATCATCATGGAAACGGCCATGATGACCGCGAACACGATGATCACGATGCTCGTGACGCGCTTCTTGCGATCGGCCCTGACCTGCGCCGGGGTCTTCTTCTTGGGGGCGGGACGGGAGTCCTTCTCACCCGTGGCGGAGCCCTCCGTCGGCTTGACCTTTGCGCGTGCGAGGCGCTTGCTGTTGTGCTTTCCCGAGCTAGACATCGAACGAACCCTTTCGACAACCACGCCGCAAGGCGCGGGCGAGACAAACCAACGCCCGTGGGCGGACGCAATTGCCCATTCTACAGAAACTAATGACTGTTCTGTGTGCGAGAGACGCGAGTTGCGCCGCTAGGCGCGCGACTCGCGCGCGAGCCTTGCGGACACGAGCTTCACCGCGACCACGAAGACGTCCAGCGCCTTGCCGAGGTCCTCGAGCGAGGGGTAGGTCGGCGCGATGCGGATGTTGGAGTCGTTCGGGTCGTCTCCGTACGGCCAGGTGGCACCGGCCGGCGTGAGCTTCACGCCGAGCTCGGCCATGAGCGCGACGGTCTTGCGCGCCGAGCCCTTCGGGCCGTCGAACGAGACGAAGTACCCGCCGTGCGGGTGGGTCCACGTGGCGACGCCGGTCTGGCCAAGGCCGTCCGTCAGCTTCTGCTCCACAAGCGCGAAGCGGGGGCCGACGATCGCGGCGTGCTTGCGCATGTGGGCCTTGACGCCGTCGAGGTCCTTCAGGAAGAGCACGTGCGCAAGCTGGGAGAACTTCTCGGAGCTCACGCGCTCGACCGCGAACGCCTTGCGGATCTCCGTGATGTCGGCCTTGCTGGCCGCGACGAACGCGATGCCCGAGCTGGGGAAGGTGACCTTCGCCGTTGAGCCGAACTCGTAGACGAGGTCGGTGTTGCCGGCCTCCTTGAGCGCGTCGAAGATGTTGAGGAGGTTGTCGTCCTTCTCGCCAAAGGCGTGCACGCAGTAGGCGTTGTCCCAGTAGATGCGGAAGTCGGGCGCCGCGGGCTGGAGCTGCGCGAAGCGGCGGACGACCTCGTCGGAGTACGTGATGCCCGTGGGGTTAGCGTACTTTGGCACGCACCAGATGCCCTTGACGGAGGGGTCGCCCTCGACGAGGCGCTGGACCATGTCCATGTCCGGCCCATCCTCGAGCATGGGGATGGGGACGTTCTTGATGCCGAGGTGCGCGGTGACGCTGAAGTGGCGGTCGTAGCCGGGGGCCGGGCAGAGCCACTTGACCTCGCCCTGCTGGTAGAAGGGCTTGTTGCCCGCGACGCCGTTCGTGAAGCCGTGCGTCACGAGGTCATGCATGAGGTTCAGGCTCGAGGATCCGTTGACGACGACGTTCTCCGCATCGACGCCGAGGATCTCTGCGGCAAGGCGACGGGCGGAGGGCAGGCCCTCCGGCGTGCCGTAGTTGTCCACGATCGCGTTTCCGTCGACGAGCGGCGTGGACGAGTTGAGGACGTCCAGCATCGGGCGAGCGAGCGCCGTCTGCTCCGGCGAGGGCTTGCCGCGGGCCATGTCGAGTGCCAGGTTCTGTGCCTTGAGGTCTGCCGCCTCGCGCTCGAGCTCCTCGATGGTGGCGTCTAGCTCTTCTGATTCCATTTGCTGGTAGATGTTTGCCATGGTGGCTCCTAGGTTCAGGTGTGCAACTAACAGGAGAGTATATCCCCGTGTGCGCGCGCGGTCATATACAGTAATAATATGGCAAGACACATTCACCCTATGGGCGTCGCGAAGGACACCGACAACCGGAGGCGGAGACCTTGGAGAAGAGCGAACAGACGTGGCCCGGCGGCACCCAGGCACCCGAGTTCGGGGACTTGCAGAGACTGGTCGACGAGCTCTTCGAGAACGAGCCCGCGCGCATGGTGGGCAAGCTCGACGCCATCGAGCGCGCGCAGATAGACGATCTGAGCGAGGACCTGCTCGAGGTGATAGACCTCCTGCCCGGTGGCAGGTATGGCCGTCACGCACTCTGCAACCAGCTGAACTCCATACTCACCGCGCATGGATGGGGATACACCCACGGCACCGTATCGTAGGCCCCGCTCGTGAGGCACGTCACCCCGGGCGCGTGCGTAGCGGTGCACGCTAACCCGGGGCGACGCAAGGGAACCCCTTTGCCGCACTCAGGATCGCATCTGTTGGAGCGCGGCCTGAACACTCAGACAATCGGCGCGACTAGCTGCTTGAGGAGCCTCCGTCGGTTTTGGTAGAGCCACTTTCGGCCTTGTTTCCCCTCACGTGTTCCTACAGAGCCTCCTGCGAGTCTCTTGAACGGCGCCCGAGGCATCTCGGCGCCGTTCCTCACAACCGCAACGCCTATGCGCCCATCGCGCCGCCGCAGTACTCGCAGCGGCCGTTCGCGTCCGGAATGGTCGTCGCACCGCAGAACGGGCAGGTACGCGCCGTCTTTGGCGCCGAGGCCGCAGCGACCTTCTCGCGCTCGCCCTCGCGCAGCTGCGTAAGCGCCTCGCGAATCTCGCTTGCCTGTCGCTCGGCCTCGCGGAACTCCACCGAGTTGCGCTCCTCGATCCGGTAGTCGTTCACCTTGAACGTGATCGAGTCGTAGTAGGGCACGTTCACGTGTATGGTCACGTACACGTCGTAGTCCACGTCGTAGCGAGGCGGGTCGTAGCTGTGCTCCGTGCCGTCCTTGTCCTTCCGGCGGAGCTCGGTGCGGGTCTCGCGCGTCTCGGTGTCACAGCCCGTCACCTGCGAGAAGTCCAGCACGTCCGGATTTGCCTCGCGCCAGCGCGAGGCCGATGTCACCAGGAAGCGACTTGCGTCCTCGTCCAGGAGCACCTTCGTGTCGCAGCCAAGCGTGCGCGTGACGTTGAAGGCGGATACGCGCTCCCTGTTTGCCTCGCGCCAGTCCAGCTGCTCGCGTATCTGCTCGACCGTGGAGCGCCGCCTGTCGCTGAAGAACGGCGAGAGCTTCCTTGCGCACTCTTTGCAGAGGTTGCCGTCCTCGAGCTTGCGATTACCGAGTAGCCCAATCTCGCCACCGCAGATGCTGCAGGTCTTCTTCTCGAACATCTTCCCGAACAGTCCCATGGTCGCCGCTCCCTTCCATCCCCCTGGGGTTTCTCGCCCCTACACCTGTCATCACAGATTGTGTCGCGAGCACGCCTCGCACAGAAGTGCCCCGCGGCCCATCCAGAGCCACGGGGCACGACGCGAAGTCCAAACGTCGCGGGGTCTCGCCCTCCCCTCATCCCTTCATGCCGGGAACAATCAGGCCGTTCGAGACGGCGTGCACCGCAAGGCGCAGGATGTTGTCGTAGCCGGTCTTGGCAAGAATCTCGGAGATGTGCCGCTTGACCGTCCCCTCGCTCAGGTAGAGCTCCGCAGCTATCTCCTTTCTGGTCTTGGACTCGCACACCAGGCGCAGGATGTCTATCTCGACTTGGGAAAGCTCCACGCCGTCGGGGATGATGCGCTGCTTCGCCAGGGGAAGGTCGAGTAGCCCTCCATGGTCGACCGAATGATGCCAAGGAGCTCGCCGGTCCCAACGTTCTTGTACACGAAGCTGTCCACGCCCGCCTTTCGCGCACCATCCACGAAGGTGATCTCCGGAAGGCCGGTCATGATGACCACCCGCACGTCCGGCATCTCCTCCTTGATGAGGCGGGCCGCCACGATGCCGCTCGAGTCGTTCTCGGTGCACACGTCGAGAAGTGCGCAGGTGGCGCCGGTGCGACGCGTCGCCTCCAGGGCGTCCGCGGCGTTGGCGAAAGCCGCCACGACCTCCATGTCCTGCTGCGCGTTGATGGTGCAGACGAGCGAGTCCCGAAGCATCGCCTGGTCCTCCACGAGCACGATGCGAATCATGCGCGCCCCCCTTCATCCTTGGTTTCAATGGCGAATGCGGCGTCTTGCCCCACCGACCCCGCGCCGGCTCCGCTCGGCAGAAGTGTTACCTCGACGGAGAAGGGCGGC
This sequence is a window from Parafannyhessea umbonata. Protein-coding genes within it:
- the tatC gene encoding twin-arginine translocase subunit TatC, whose protein sequence is MPIGPARMPLMDHLGELRRRLTIIVVSLVITAIVLYNATPVLIDFIMNPIREALPHGSKLTILTVLGGFTIRFKVAVFFGAIVCSPIIIWEVMAFFLPALKKNERKWVIPTVAAMVILFYLGMAFCYLIIQNAAVGWMIDQSRDFANIVANAEDYINIMMLLEIGFGIAFQLPLAIFYLSVLHLVPYKTFRAQWRYIYVGLMVLSAVVTPDASPVTMVLMFAALIGLYEVALAIARYVLVARDGKESLKWTREEYQEHKYEEEMSKL
- a CDS encoding Sec-independent protein translocase subunit TatA/TatB → MFGIGETELALILIFAFLIFGPDKLPGMGRTIGRMLRQFREAQEGFTEVVQTEVMDPLNNAMNEPQTEDEKKRSSARAAAMDEDADIESGVDGAAPRRETFAERRERLARERAAAEQEAATAADSAGEKDVDSDSDVDSDADVDAPQASAGEKDEEPSSESAAPARSVASLYAMKGTRKAKPVARPADEDADGDADASVDSDADVTAKPAAKGGED
- a CDS encoding STAS domain-containing protein, which produces MEILTTQAENGRRLQVTGEVDVSNASKLRDAIDELLNQGVPSIDVDLSQVSYIDSTGIGVLVGAVHRASDAGLSLTASNPQRNVARVLDMLGVSGELGIGA
- a CDS encoding tetratricopeptide repeat protein, with the protein product MSSSGKHNSKRLARAKVKPTEGSATGEKDSRPAPKKKTPAQVRADRKKRVTSIVIIVFAVIMAVSMMMPSCSAIVGNNQASESAKKESTSSNKDDSSSSSQKDDSSSSSSKTASTSDSLKKLDSSYEESLASLQRRLKKNPKDLAALLNLGNGYMSWGYQAASLATTDADKTHVNDILGKAIDYFDQYLELNDSDTVKVNRALCQFYQGDTDAALQALQKVTEDSPKFPLGWANLGMVYESKGQTGNAQAAYKKAEKTDPKDSYGAKSFAEQRLSAIESAASSSANGASSTTGTTSGTSGQGLSGALGGIGLSGSGN
- a CDS encoding aminotransferase class I/II-fold pyridoxal phosphate-dependent enzyme, producing the protein MANIYQQMESEELDATIEELEREAADLKAQNLALDMARGKPSPEQTALARPMLDVLNSSTPLVDGNAIVDNYGTPEGLPSARRLAAEILGVDAENVVVNGSSSLNLMHDLVTHGFTNGVAGNKPFYQQGEVKWLCPAPGYDRHFSVTAHLGIKNVPIPMLEDGPDMDMVQRLVEGDPSVKGIWCVPKYANPTGITYSDEVVRRFAQLQPAAPDFRIYWDNAYCVHAFGEKDDNLLNIFDALKEAGNTDLVYEFGSTAKVTFPSSGIAFVAASKADITEIRKAFAVERVSSEKFSQLAHVLFLKDLDGVKAHMRKHAAIVGPRFALVEQKLTDGLGQTGVATWTHPHGGYFVSFDGPKGSARKTVALMAELGVKLTPAGATWPYGDDPNDSNIRIAPTYPSLEDLGKALDVFVVAVKLVSARLARESRA
- a CDS encoding DUF4428 domain-containing protein yields the protein MGLFGKMFEKKTCSICGGEIGLLGNRKLEDGNLCKECARKLSPFFSDRRRSTVEQIREQLDWREANRERVSAFNVTRTLGCDTKVLLDEDASRFLVTSASRWREANPDVLDFSQVTGCDTETRETRTELRRKDKDGTEHSYDPPRYDVDYDVYVTIHVNVPYYDSITFKVNDYRIEERNSVEFREAERQASEIREALTQLREGEREKVAAASAPKTARTCPFCGATTIPDANGRCEYCGGAMGA
- a CDS encoding response regulator transcription factor, whose product is MELSQVEIDILRLVCESKTRKEIAAELYLSEGTVKRHISEILAKTGYDNILRLAVHAVSNGLIVPGMKG
- a CDS encoding response regulator, which encodes MIRIVLVEDQAMLRDSLVCTINAQQDMEVVAAFANAADALEATRRTGATCALLDVCTENDSSGIVAARLIKEEMPDVRVVIMTGLPEITFVDGARKAGVDSFVYKNVGTGELLGIIRSTMEGYSTFPWRSSASSPTAWSFPKSR